A region of Triplophysa dalaica isolate WHDGS20190420 chromosome 20, ASM1584641v1, whole genome shotgun sequence DNA encodes the following proteins:
- the esyt1a gene encoding extended synaptotagmin-1, with the protein MAKESLPSEDAGLRTGAASEVADSALAEDAQPLDSPGKHAVSVLWSFFKCLGALLVIYLAGYFGISLSLVLLCLVVYTGWKHSRDGKKARLQSAMYFLENEEDVTTTRVFRSKREIPAWVNFPDVEKVDWMNKILQQAWPFIGQYLEKLLVETIAPSIRSASPHLQTLSFTKVDLGDRAIEVAGVKAYTEHDKRQVILDLYISYAGDVEIDVEVKRYFCKAGVKGIQLHGKLRVILEPLIGDIPLVGAVTMFFIRRPKLDINWTGLTNLLDIPGLNVMSDTMIMDAIASFLVLPNRLTVPLVANLHVAQLRSPLPRGIVRIHLLEAENLASKDNYVKGVISGKSDPYAVLRVGTQTFTSHHVDNNLNPQWREMYEIIVHEVPGQELELEVFDKDPDKDDFLGRMKLDLGIVKKAVVLDEWYTLKDATSGQVHLRLEWLSLLPSADRLTEVLQRNQQITVTGKTADPPSAAILTVYLDRAQDLPFRKGNKDPSPVVQISVQETTKESRTAHGTNNPVWEEAFTFFIKDPRKQDIDIQVKDDDKTMTLGNLTIPFSRLLSCPELSMDQWFQLDSSGTASRIYLTALLRVLWLNEDAIPTSPVSPLPGEGDIKSVVSPGTIVSPTFKRPDQTSPDSGFASEGVLRIHLAEAENLIAKDNLMGGMMKGKSDPYVKIRVGGVAFKSQVIKENLNPVWNELYEVILTQLPGQEVEFDLYDKDIDQDDFLGRVKMSLKDLISSQFTDQWYNLNDVKSGRLHLVMEWVPKVSDSIRLEKIMHYNSLQSYQNKIVPSVALLFVHIERAHGLPLKKSGKEPKAGAELSIKNVSYRTKIANRSTSPQWDEAFHFLIHDPKEDTLIVKLSHSWGQPLGALVLPVRELLDEKDLVLDHWFTLDGAMPESEILLRAELKLLDSKLAQCSDITTTAEEATDIIPSGDAAAETNRELRHRNLPGSEDAAVSGNAQVKLSVAYSSDENRLVINIHACRNLPSFSKDPPDTYVSFILLPDKNRTTKKKTSVKKRNLNPEINERFDFDMSLDEAKQRCIELSVKNSVSFMSREKELIGKLQIGLNQLDLKAGLTQWYDLSNEIN; encoded by the exons ATGGCGAAAGAGTCGTTGCCATCAGAGGATGCCGGGCTGCGTACTGGTGCCGCTTCGGAGGTTGCGGACTCGGCCCTGGCTGAAGACGCGCAGCCTCTCGATTCTCCGGGAAAACACGCCGTGTCCGTTCTGTGGTCTTTCTTTAAATGTCTCGGTGCCTTACTGGTGATCTacttggctgggtatttcggaATCAGCCTCAGTTTAGTTTTGCTCTGTCTTGTAGTTTACACGGGATGGAAGCACAGCCGCGATGGAAAGAAAGCGCGATTGCAGAGCGCGATGTATTTTTTGGAGAATGAGGAGGATGTTACAACCACACGGGTGTTTAGAAGTAAACGGGAGATACCTGCATGG GTGAACTTCCCAGACGTGGAAAAGGTTGATTGGATGAACAAg ATATTACAGCAGGCCTGGCCGTTCATTGGACAGTATCTGGAGAAGCTGCTGGTGGAGACCATTGCTCCGTCAATCCGATCTGCCAGCCCTCATCTACAAACTCTCAGTTTCACCAAAGTTGACTTGGGAGACAGG GCCATTGAGGTAGCTGGGGTAAAGGCCTACACTGAGCATGACAAGCGTCAAGTGATACTTGATCTTTATATCAG TTATGCTGGAGATGTAGAGATTGATGTTGAGGTGAAGAGGTACTTCTGTAAAGCCGGGGTGAAGGGCATTCAG CTCCATGGAAAGTTGAGGGTGATCCTGGAACCTCTCATTGGAGATATTCCTCTCGTTGGAGCTGTCACCATGTTCTTCATTCGCAGACCT AAACTTGACATCAACTGGACCGGCTTGACCAATTTATTAGACATACCCGGTCTGAA TGTAATGTCGGACACAATGATAATGGATGCAATCGCCTCTTTCCTGGTTCTTCCAAATCGTCTCACTGTGCCTTTGGTGGCCAACCTTCACGTAGCACAGCTTCGTTCCCCTCTTCCACGG GGTATAGTGCGTATCCATCTGTTGGAGGCAGAAAACCTGGCTTCCAAGGATAATTACGTGAAAGGCGTTATATCTGGAAAGTCTGACCCGTATGCCGTGCTCCGGGTTGGCACGCAGACCTTCACCTCTCACCATGTGGACAACAACCTAAATCCTCAGTGGAGAGAGATGTACgag ATCATCGTTCATGAAGTACCTGGTCAGGAGTTGGAGCTGGAGGTGTTTGATAAAGACCCTGATAAAGATGACTTTCTCGGAAG AATGAAGTTAGATTTAGGTATTGTTAAGAAAGCAGTAGTTCTGGATGAG TGGTACACTCTGAAGGATGCAACATCCGGTCAGGTTCACCTCAGGCTTGAATGGCTCTCTCTACTGCCCTCTGCAGACCGCCTGACTGAG GTGCTGCAAAGGAATCAACAAATCACAGTAACCGGTAAAACAGCAGATCCTCCCTCTGCTGCCATTTTGACTGTTTATCTGGACCGGGCCCAAGATCTACCT TTCAGAAAAGGTAATAAGGACCCCAGCCCTGTGGTGCAGATTTCTGTTCAGGAAACAACCAAAGAAAGCAGG ACGGCCCATGGAACCAATAATCCAGTGTGGGAGGAGGccttcacattttttataaaggaCCCACGCAAACAAGACATCGACATCCAG GTGAAAGATGATGACAAGACCATGACGCTGGGCAATCTGACCATCCCGTTTTCCCGTCTGCTCTCCTGCCCGGAGCTGAGCATGGATCAGTGGTTTCAGTTGGACAGCTCCGGAACGGCCAGCCGGATCTACCTTACAGCTTTGCTGAGG GTGTTGTGGTTGAATGAAGACGCTATCCCCACCTCACCTGTGTCTCCATTGCCGGGAGAAGGGGATATTAAATCAGTGGTGTCTCCTGGAACAATTGTGTCCCCCACTTTTAAACGTCCAGATCAAACCAGTCCAGACAGCGGCTTTGCATCTGAG GGTGTGCTGCGAATCCACTTGGCAGAAGCTGAGAATCTCATTGCGAAGGACAATTTAATGGGTGGCATGATGAAGGGAAAGAGTGACCCGTATGTGAAGATCCGAGTGGGAGGAGTGGCCTTTAAGAGTCAGGTCATCAAAGAAAACCTCAACCCCGTCTGGAACGAACTTTATGAG GTGATCCTGACACAGCTCCCGGGCCAAGAGGTGGAGTTTGACCTGTATGATAAAGACATTGATCAGGATGATTTTCTGGGCAG AGTCAAAATGAGCCTAAAAGACCTCATCAGTTCTCAGTTCACAGATCAG TGGTATAATCTGAATGATGTGAAGTCTGGACGGCTTCATCTGGTGATGGAATGGGTGCCTAAGGTGTCAGATTCCATTAGACTTGAGAAG ATCATGCACTACAACTCTCTGCAGTCCTACCAGAATAAAATTGTTCCATCTGTCGCACTTCTGTTTGTGCACATTGAGAGAGCACACGGTCTTCCT TTAAAGAAGAGCGGAAAAGAGCCGAAAGCCGGAGCTGAACTTTCAATCAAAAACGTATCCTACCGCACTAAA atTGCCAATCGCTCGACTTCTCCGCAATGGGATGAGGCTTTTCACTTCCTGATTCATGATCCAAAAGAAGACACACTCATAGTCAAA CTCTCTCACAGCTGGGGTCAGCCTCTGGGGGCTCTCGTGCTTCCCGTCAGGGAGCTATTGGATGAGAAGGATCTAGTCTTGGACCACTGGTTCACACTGGATGGAGCCATGCCTGAAAGTGAGATTCTGCTAAGAGCTGAACTTAAG CTCTTAGACAGCAAGCTGGCACAGTGTAGTGACATCACAACCACTGCAGAAGAAGCGACTGACATCATTCCCAGCGGAGATGCGGCTGCTGAAACCAATCGTGAACTGCGACACAGAAATCTGCCCGG AAGCGAAGATGCTGCTGTGAGTGGGAATGCCCAGGTGAAGCTCTCCGTCGCTTATTCATCTGACGAGAACAGATTGGTGATCAACATCCATGCCTGCAG gaacTTGCCATCCTTCTCCAAGGATCCTCCAGATACTTACGTCTCGTTTATTCTTCTTCCGGATAAAAACCGGACCACCAAAAAGAAGACCAGTGTTAAGAAGAGAAATCTCAACCCGGAGATCAATGAGAG ATTTGATTTTGACATGTCCCTTGATGAGGCTAAACAGAGATGCATCGAACTCTCTGTCAAAAACAGTGTTTCCTTTATGAGTCGTGAGAAAGAGCTTATTGGCAAG cTTCAAATAGGCCTGAATCAACTAGATCTCAAAGCAGGATTGACACAGTG GTATGACTTGTCAAATGAGATCAACTGA
- the pa2g4b gene encoding proliferation-associated protein 2G4b, which translates to MSGDDDQQEQTVADDLVVTKYKMGADIANQALKTVIEAAKPGVSVLSLCEQGDAFITAETGKVFKKEKEIKKGIAFPTCVSVNNCVCHFSPLKSDPDYTLKDGDLVKIDIGVHVDGFISNIAHSFVVGATKDAPVTGRKADVIKAAHLCAEAAIRLVKPGNQNTQVTDAWNKIAQSFKCTAIEGMLSHQLKQHVIDGEKTIIQNPSDQQKKDHEKAEFEVHEVYAVDVLISTGEGKARDSGQRTTVFKRDPSKQYGLKMKTSRMFFSEVERRFDTMPFTLRAFEDEAKARLGVVECAKHELLQPFSVLHEKEGEFVAQFKFTVMLMANGPLRITSGHYDPELYKSEHEVQDPELKALLQSSASRKAQKKKKKKASKNAESATGQPMEAESEAAA; encoded by the exons ATGTCAGGAGACGACGACCAGCAGGAGCAGACCGTTGCTGATGACTTGGTGGTTACCAAGTACAAGATGGGGGCTGACATAGCAAATC AGGCTTTGAAAACTGTCATCGAAGCAGCCAAGCCTGGCGTGTCTGTGCTCAGCCTCTGCGAGCAAGGAGATGCTTTCATCACTGCTGAAACGGGCAAGGTGTtcaaaaaggaaaaagagaTCAAGAAAG GTATTGCCTTTCCCACTTGTGTATCTGTGAACAACTGTGTGTGCCACTTCTCACCTCTGAAAAGTGATCCAGACTACACACTTAAAGATGGTGACTTGGTTAAAAT CGACATTGGAGTGCACGTGGATGGCTTCATCTCCAACATCGCTCACAGCTTTGTGGTTGGTGCGACCAAG GATGCTCCTGTGACAGGACGCAAGGCGGATGTGATCAAAGCAGCTCACTTGTGTGCAGAAGCTGCTATCCGGCTGGTTAAGCCTGGAAATCAG AACACTCAGGTCACAGATGCCTGGAACAAGATTGCCCAGTCATTTAAATGCACAGCTATAGAGG GTATGTTGTCTCATCAACTGAAGCAGCATGTCATTGATGGAGAGAAGACAATTATTCAGAACCCCAGTGATCAGCAAAA GAAGGACCATGAGAAGGCAGAATTTGAGGTGCATGAGGTGTATGCTGTGGATGTTCTCATTAGCACTGGAGAGGGAAag GCTAGAGACTCTGGCCAGAGAACCACCGTCTTCAAGCGAGACCCTAGCAAGCAGTATGGCTTGAAGATGAAGACTTCCAGGATGTTCTTTAGTGAGGTGGAGCGTCGATTTGATACCATGCCATTCACTCTAAG GGCTTTTGAGGATGAGGCTAAAGCTCGGCTAGGCGTAGTTGAGTGTGCCAAGCATGAGCTGCTTCAACCCTTCAGTGTCCTGCATGAGAAGGAAG GTGAATTTGTAGCACAATTCAAGTTTACGGTGATGCTGATGGCCAATGGTCCTCTACGTATCACCAGTGGACATTATGATCCAGAGCTTTACAAGTCTGAGCATGAAGTACAAGATCCAGAGCTTAAG GCCTTGTTGCAAAGCTCAGCCAGCCGCAAGgcacagaagaagaagaaaaagaag GCATCGAAAAATGCAGAGAGCGCTACAGGACAGCCAATGGAGGCTGAGAGCGAAGCTGCTGCATAG
- the erbb3b gene encoding receptor tyrosine-protein kinase erbB-3b, whose amino-acid sequence MRQQVLALGALMFLCVLQPATLQTQEVCTGTKNALSSTGTPAQHYNNLKERYTGCEIVIGNLEITQMEDYLDFSFLGSIREVTGYILIAMNQFSQLPLNQLRVIRGSSLYEKEWALSVFHNHEGHHGLEGLGLTNLTEILEGGVQIVQNKNLSLSIKWQDIVRDGDARIEIQNNGDKARCDPTCGGYCWGPSKDQCQKLTKTVCAPQCHGHCFGTEPNECCHTECAGGCIGPRDTDCFACRHVNHSGACVPHCPWPLVYNRQTFQLEPNSEAMYQFGSICVPKCPAHFVVDGSACVSSCPPGKTEKEKNDIKQCESCIGLCPKVCEGTGASHRETVDSRNIDSFINCTKIQGSLHFMILGIKGDSYHDIPPLEAEKLTVFNTVREVTGILNIQSWPDELNDLSVFSSLTTIQGRSLHKPFSLLVMKIPSLTSLGLRSLREVSDGSVYISNNKNLCYHHTVDWIKIFTGSRRQSRRSNNDIKDNKPKDQCEAEGHICDPLCSDAGCWGQGPEQCLSCRNHSRHGTCVAQCNLYTGEPREFAAPSGECLACHPECLPQNGQQTCHGEGADQCVVCSHLMDGPHCVSSCPNGVNGEKGQTIFKYPNTADHCELCHINCTGGCTGPTLRYCIDPDRQVNSPQIAGIAVGVFAGILVLLALFVLGMLYHRRLAIRRKRALRRYLQSGESIEPLDPGEKGTKVHARILKAQELRKGKLLGYGVFGTVNKGFWMPEGDSVKIPVAIKTIQDRSGRQTFTEITDHMLGMGSLDHPYLVRLLGICPGTSLQLVTQLSSQGSLLQHLQQHKEDLDPQRLLNWCVQISKGMYYLEEHCIVHRNLAARNVLLKSDYMVQISDFGVADLLYPDDKKYVYSEHKMPIKWMALESILFRRYTHQSDVWSFGVTVWEMMSYGAEPYLAMHPHDVPGLLEKGERLAQPHICTIDVYMVMVKCWMIDENVRPTFKELANEFTRMARDPPRFLVVKVSQDCNGAVESHQRDVKGPHLDTHMQDEDDEVLGDGLDTPPLLQSPARSHSRLRMASYKGTSEHITPVGYLPMTPGPGGDPRQIRAQRRRTGSARTESECSEGRGTMGDIEMAELASQTGSLRRGRSRMDSAYMSTNVSVASDPFSPGLDGVHEDFNGYMLPTDTRNQDRGSKSAVHRSRLSRGSKSTLSIPKPDTTQEYELMHKQPLQVSPSPTDTTERSALLNKQSSPTKPANPCILQQKTDSETTQTEQSDNGINPTEEDILLSGACGNSPVETATCNEGNRSERLPSQRCAVEENLSVERQPQETAVEYEYMDIRTESLPEHQQNPTGERVGTLNVRTSSTDVTASREGVYQNISEVPGLTTTQSGRRKAREDSQSNARHGEYVDMEASGQPCGEGDQPEYQNFPGKGRQVVGEESQKNSLRSCMKVYNGIDEQSTSFDNPDYWHSRLFHKQDTVCT is encoded by the exons TTTGCACAGGCACCAAGAATGCACTGAGCTCCACAGGCACTCCCGCACAACACTACAACAACCTAAAGGAGCGCTACACCGGATGTGAGATTGTTATTGGCAACCTTGAGATCACACAGATGGAAGATTACCTCGACTTCTCCTTTCTTGGG AGTATCAGAGAGGTCACAGGTTACATCCTCATTGCTATGAACCAGTTCAGCCAGCTTCCTTTAAACCAGCTCAGAGTGATTCGCGGGAGCAGTCTGTATGAAAAAGAATGGGCCCTTTCTGTATTTCATAACCATGAGGGCCACCATGGCCTGGAAGGTCTGGGTCTCACCAACCTTACAG AAATCTTGGAAGGTGGAGTGCAGATCGTCCAGAACAAGAACCTGAGTCTCTCTATCAAATGGCAAGACATTGTCAGAGACGGTGATGCTCGCATCGAGATCCAAAACAATGGAGATAAAG CACGCTGTGATCCTACATGTGGAGGATACTGCTGGGGTCCAAGCAAAGATCAATGCCAGAAAT TGACAAAAACAGTGTGTGCGCCTCAGTGCCACGGCCATTGTTTTGGGACTGAACCCAATGAGTGCTGCCATACAGAGTGTGCCGGAGGCTGCATTGGGCCAAGGGACACTGACTGCTTT GCTTGTCGGCATGTCAATCACTCAGGTGCCTGTGTACCGCATTGCCCTTGGCCTCTGGTATACAACAGACAGACCTTTCAGCTGGAGCCCAATTCTGAAGCCATGTACCAGTTTGGTTCAATCTGCGTTCCCAAATGTCCTG CACACTTTGTTGTGGATGGCAGCGCATGTGTGAGCAGTTGCCCTCCAGGGAAAAcggaaaaagagaaaaatgacattaaacagTGCGAATCTTGCATTGGCCTGTGCCCCAAAG TATGTGAAGGCACTGGAGCCAGTCACAGAGAGACTGTGGACTCTAGGAACATAGACAGCTTTATCAATTGTACCAAGATCCAAGGCAGTTTACATTTTATGATATTGGGTATCAAAGG AGATAGCTATCATGACATACCACCCCTGGAGGCCGAGAAACTCACAGTGTTTAACACCGTCAGAGAAGTTACCG GTATTTTGAATATTCAGTCTTGGCCTGATGAGCTCAATGATCTGTCCGTTTTCTCCAGTCTCACTACTATTCAGGGCAGATCTTTGCACAA ACCCTTCTCTTTATTGGTGATGAAGATTCCCTCCCTCACATCTCTTGGATTACGTTCTCTTCGTGAGGTCAGCGATGGCAGTGTTTACAtcagcaacaacaaaaacttaTGCTATCACCACACCGTCGATTGGATCAAGATCTTCACCGGTAGCCGCCGGCAGAGCAGACGTTCTAACAACGACATCAAGGACAACAAACCCAAGGACCAATGTG AAGCAGAGGGCCACATATGTGACCCGTTGTGTTCGGACGCAGGATGCTGGGGCCAGGGACCGGAGCAGTGTTTGTCGTGCAGGAATCACAGTCGACATGGCACCTGTGTGGCCCAGTGCAACTTGTACACTGG TGAGCCGCGGGAGTTCGCAGCACCGAGTGGAGAGTGTCTTGCTTGTCACCCTGAGTGTCTTCCTCAAAATGGGCAACAAACGTGTCATGGAGAA GGTGCTGATCAGTGTGTGGTGTGTTCCCATCTGATGGATGGTCCGCATTGTGTCTCCAGCTGTCCCAATGGAGTGAATGGGGAGAAGGGTCAGACCATATTTAAGTACCCGAATACAGCGGATCATTGTGAACTCTGTCACATTAACTGTACAGGAGG ATGCACAGGCCCAACACTAAGATACTGTATAGATCCAGACCGCCAAGTCAACAG CCCCCAGATTGCAGGTATAGCTGTAGGCGTGTTCGCTGGTATCCTTGTGCTCCTGGCACTGTTTGTGCTCGGCATGCTGTATCACAGGCGCCTGGCAATCCGCCGTAAAAGAGCTCTGAGGAGGTACCTGCAGAGTGGTGAG AGTATAGAGCCACTGGATCCAGGAGAGAAGGGGACAAAAGTTCACGCTCGAATTTTAAAAGCACAAGAGCTGCGAAAGGGCAAACTTCTGGGATATGGAGTGTTTGGCACAGTCAATAAG GGTTTTTGGATGCCTGAGGGAGACTCTGTAAAAATCCCAGTGGCAATCAAGACCATCCAAGACCGCAGTGGCCGGCAGACGTTCACAGAGATTACTGAT CACATGCTTGGAATGGGAAGTCTGGATCACCCCTATTTAGTGCGTCTGCTTGGTATCTGTCCGGGCACAAGTCTCCAGCTGGTCACTCAACTCAGCTCTCAAGGATCCTTACTGCAACACCTTCAACAACATAAAGAAGACCTGGACCCCCAGCGTCTGCTCAACTGGTGTGTGCAGATCTCTAAG GGCATGTACTATCTCGAGGAGCACTGCATAGTCCATAGGAACCTTGCTGCACGCAACGTCCTTCTCAAGAGTGACTACATGGTGCAGATCTCAGACTTTGGGGTTGCAGACTTGCTTTATCCAGATGACAAGAAATATGTGTACAGTGAACACAAG ATGCCAATAAAATGGATGGCACTGGAGAGCATCCTTTTCAGGAGATACACTCATCAAAGTGACGTGTGGAGCTTTG GGGTGACTGTATGGGAGATGATGTCATACGGAGCTGAACCATATTTAGCCATGCATCCCCATGATGTGCCAGGTCTACTTGAAAAGGGAGAGCGATTGGCTCAGCCACACATCTGCACTATAGATGTCTACATGGTCATGGTCAAAT GCTGGATGATTGATGAGAACGTAAGGCCTACGTTTAAAGAGCTGGCTAATGAATTTACAAGAATGGCAAGGGATCCACCACGGTTCCTTGTGGTAAAA GTTTCTCAGGATTGTAATGGAGCAGTTGAAAGCCACCAACGTGATGTCAAAGGGCCACAtttagacacacacatgcaggatGAAGATGATGAGGTATTAGGGGATGGGTTGGACACACCTCCTCTCCTCCAGTCACCAGCCAGGAGTCATTCTCGCCTCCGTATGGCATCTTACAAG GGAACCTCAGAACATATAACACCGGTGGGCTACCTCCCTATGACCCCTGGCCCCGGGGGCGACCCAAGACAG ATTCGAGCCCAGAGGCGAAGAACCGGATCGGCGAGGACAGAATCAGAGTGCTCAGAGGGCAGGGGGACAATGGGAGACATTGAAATGGCTGAACTTGCTTCACAAACGGGCAGCCTGCGCAGGGGTCGCAGCCGTATGGACAGCGCCTACATGTCTACCAATGTGTCTGTGGCCTCGGATCCATTTTCTCCAGGCCTAGACGGTGTACACGAGGACTTTAATGGTTACATGCTGCCCACAGACACCCGCAACCAAGACAGAG GTTCCAAAAGCGCTGTTCATCGTAGTAGGTTATCCAGAGGCTCCAAGTCTACCCTCTCCATACCAAAACCAGACACCACACAAGAGTATGAGCTAATGCATAAACAGCCCCTTCAGGTCTCTCCTTCACCCACAGACACCACAGAACGTTCTGCGTTACTTAACAAACAATCCTCCCCTACCAAACCAGCAAATCCATGCATTTTACAGCAGAAAACAGACTCGGAAACAACACAAACCGAGCAGTCGGATAACGGCATCAATCCCACTGAAGAAGACATCCTGTTGTCTGGAGCTTGCGGAAACAGTCCAGTCGAAACAGCAACATGTAATGAAGGGAACCGTTCTGAGAGACTTCCCTCCCAGAGATGTGCTGTAGAGGAAAACCTTTCAGTGGAGAGGCAGCCTCAAGAAACGGCAGTAGAGTATGAATACATGGACATACGGACAGAAAGTCTACCAGAACACCAGCAGAACCCTACGGGGGAAAGAGTAGGAACCTTAAACGTGAGAACCAGCAGTACAGATGTGACGGCTAGCAGAGAAGGAGTTTACCAAAATATAAGTGAGGTTCCTGGGCTGACAACAACACAGAGCGGGAGACGGAAGGCCAGAGAAGATTCTCAGAGCAATGCACGGCATGGTGAGTATGTGGACATGGAGGCTTCTGGACAACCTTGCGGTGAAGGAGATCAGCCAGAGTATCAGAACTTTCCTGGAAAAGGAAGGCAAGTAGTAGGTGAAGAGTCTCAAAAAAACAGTCTCAGGTCCTGCATGAAAGTGTATAATGGAATAGACGAGCAAAGCACTTCTTTTGATAACCCGGACTACTGGCACAGCAGACTTTTCCACAAGCAGGATACTGTATGCACGTAA